One Cedecea neteri DNA segment encodes these proteins:
- the rsmS gene encoding pleiotropic regulatory protein RsmS has protein sequence MSLDNAPDEVKLAVDLIMLLEQHQIPTDTALAALEIVREDFLRKQREEKASR, from the coding sequence ATGTCGCTGGATAACGCCCCGGACGAGGTCAAACTGGCCGTCGATTTAATCATGCTGCTGGAGCAGCACCAGATCCCAACGGACACCGCCCTCGCGGCGCTGGAGATCGTTCGGGAAGATTTTCTCCGTAAGCAGCGGGAAGAAAAAGCTTCCCGCTGA